The nucleotide sequence TTGTGTGATTTCGGTTTGAGAGATAAAACATGCTTCTTGAAGAAGCTTTTGTTCTTTCATTGCTCTTCTTATCTTGAATTATGCCCTTGTCCTCCAAGGTAGTCCACAAAATCTTCCAGTTCCTCTTCCTGCAGCAAAGCTTCTATTTGATTCTTCAAGTCTTAGCATTTCTCAGTAGAGCCATCATGAGTACTATGGAACTGGCAAAAGGCATTCATTTTCCTCCTCATAAGCTTGTCAGTCTTCTTGGGGAATTTAATGAGGCCTAATCCTTCAATAGCTTCCAAGATATTGGAATGTGACTCATTGAGTAGGTGTAATTGAGTAGGGTGTAATCCTTGAATTGGAGTTGAGCAGTATCATCATGTCTTGTGGATTTCTCTTTCCCCTGGCTTTCCCCTTCATCGGagtcttttcctttccttttttggtCCCTATCTTTTTCACTCCAACTGTCCTCATCACCACAGCTTGGAATATGTATTTGTTAGACCTTACTAATAAGTTAACCAAGGTTGTTGGCTAATCAAGGTCTAAGGATTCTTGTACTGGTATCGATGTCGTCCCTTGGAGCATTTCAGCAGTTGCCACACCAATTTGTAGATCTTGTACCTCCAATGTTGCATTTCTAAAATGATTAACATATTGTCTGAGGGTTTATTTGCTACCTTGTCGAATACTAAGTAGATAGGTGCAGTCCTTTTTGTGGTCGTTAACAATGAAAGCAATGATGAATTATGCACTCAATAAGTCGAAGGAGGAGATAAATCCTTTAGTAAGGCCATTATACCAAGTGTAAGCATGATTTGTCAAGGTAGGAGGAAAAGCCTGACATATGATTGCATCATACCATGCATGAAACAACGTCAGGGACCCgtagttttgaatgtgatcatgaGGGTTGCCCCTGCCTAAATATGGAAATGGCTgttgcattttaaattttccTAGTAGGGATCTTGTTGTAACATACCCTCCAGGATATTTTTCCAGAGGGCCTCAAGGGGAGTTCTCCTCAGAATAACCAGTCCAAATTCGGGAGAATGCCTTCTCCCTAAAAGGTCTTTGGGGCCCCATTCCCTAAAGACTTGAGTAGCCTTCCAAAGACTCTTCGAGGGTCAGTTCCCTGAAGACTTAGGTAGGCTTCAGAAGACCATTCGGGGACCAGCTTTCTCGAAGGCCTAGACAGTCTTCCAAAGAACCTTAAAGGATTAGCTTCCCTAAAGGCTTGGTCCTCTCAAGGCCTAACCCAAGGACAGTCGAACACCCTCATCTGAAGTGTTGTGCCACATGCCCTATGCTTGTGTGCTATGTGTCCTAGTCCTTCGACgggtataaataccccttaAAGCCTTGTCTTTTGGATCCTTCTGGGCGAATTCGAAGACCCCCCCCTCCAACTCTTCCGCATGCAGCCTTCTGAAGGACTTCTAATGTTCGAGAGACACCATTCGAGATTCATCTGCATTGCACCTACAGCATTTAGTAGCATAACCATATCTGACTTAAGTATTAGAGGGCCTATACTGAAGAGATCCCTGCGTGCCTTTTGACTATCCATTGTCTTGCAATTTGGAAGCCCTTTCCACTGTCTTCGAAGGACCCTTTCGCAGCACCTCCCACTCAAAAACCCTTCTCCTTCCAAGGTCGACCTTTTGCAGGTACCTCTCAGATGACCTCTTTCGTGCAAACCATGCTCTTCTGCATGGCCCTAATGACTTTCTACTAAGCTTCCTCAAAACAAACAAGTTTTGATTGTTGTATTACAATAACAACAGATCTATCCATTATGCCCAAGGCAAATGGGATCCTCCTCCGAGGCAGGCAATAGCTTTTTATATTCTAGAACCCCTTCAATCATACTTCTCATGTCCATCGTTTCTTGGGCACTGAACATTAGTGGGTTATCATATTTATTGTTTCTTCCAGATAGGCCTTTTGTCAAACTTTGGTTTTCATCTGTGGATGTGCTTACCACAATTTCTTGGTGTTTcccttttcaatggcttcactTATCATCTCTTAGACTTCAACAGTCCTCATTTCTTTTCTAGTTTTGATCTTTGGGAAAAGGAGAAGCCCATGAGTGGGTCCTTTATGGAGGAGACCTTGATTGATTTCTTCAATAAGGGGAGGATTAAGATTGAGTCTCCGAGGTTGGCTCCCGATAAGAACTGTCTTCTGGTGCCCCTTGCAAGGTCCCTAGTGGTGGagcgattttgaaaaaaaacttCCTTGCGATAGATGGAAACACACTGTGGGGGACCATGTTTTGCAATATCCCGACCATAAAGGATGATAAGTTACATACCATAATCCATAAGAGGGTTATgattaattaagtctagattgACACATAagttactacctttgattagtatgaaatattaatgataaaggatgatgagtcacataccataatTCATATGATGGATATGGTAGATATGCAGATAGGTGTTAGTTGAACATTAACTGAATGTGACACAAGTGATATAAATCATATGGCTGGAGGATCTATGATATGTCACTGATTTCAATGTGTTACTAGTTCTTAGATTGGAGGTAACACAATCGTCTTGTATGTTAGTGCTTGAGATTTGtcttagctaagaatcatttAGTTACTAGGTGAGAGATGCATTATGTGGTCTCTGTGCAGTAACTTATGGAGGCAAGTGATTGCTAATAGAATCCATTGTCCTCCACTGTGAGGTGAACACCCTATGCGATCAATGGTGGCTGTGGTTGTATAAACCCCTAGCCAATGTGCATATGATTGGAAAGTTGTTTCCAATATCTGAAGGAgttctgatgtgtcatctcaatcacaccacactagatcttggcatagttatcgagttagtgagtttgatcagtcatTGACTTTCACTTGATCGAGATGTTGATCGATTGAGGGATTATAATACACAagaatcgaaagcccaaatagaTTCTttttgaagtgagacttcattgCTGGTAGAATCATCCtgacataatactagttgtcactTAGAGTCTTTTGAGGAGATTGAGAGATGCTCGTTATAAACCAAAGTGTTTGGTCGACCTCAAAGAGTTCGATGTGTTTTGATTGCTACTTAAtggaacctagaaggtcacacgcatatccgaGTGTAATGGTTAACTAAGTGGTGAAAACTATAATTGATGATcgtcattaactattaatgatgtcATCACTAAAAGTTAACAAATCTTGTTTAAATTAACCAGAGCAAATGTCAAGAGTAGGTAGGCaagtcgttaagagttaatagggGCCTTAgtttcattatgagataataaaAGGGCTATTAAGTGTTAATGGCGGGCCTAGAtgcaaatttgtaaaaattggtACAAGAGACAATTTCAATCGATTGGCTCTTAGGTTTGGTCAATCGAACTATGGCAGAATTGGTTGACCGTCTCCTCAAAAACATTCGATAGTTTCTTACACTGAGAGTCGCTTTTGGCATAGTCTCTTGTTGTTTCTGCAATGGTTTTTAGACGTGTGGCTGAGGAAGGATGACAGAAGGATGATGGGGAGGACGACGTGCGTCCAACACGCCTCTCCCCTGTCCCCTTTGTCTCTATCCTTGTCATTTGTCCGATTTGGGGCGTTTTAGGGTTTGAGGGTTAATATATAAGGCAATATGAAAAGAAATGCTTAAGCATTGGCCATTTGCATTTGATGCTCCATTCTCTCTCGGTTGTGAggatttttcttctcttccaaaGCCTTTCAATCCGTTCTTGACCCAGCTCCCATTTgctcattttattattcatttccTAAAGTAGCAATCCAATCCAAGATAGAAAGTCGAATTGGATTTATAACCCATTTCTTCTAAACCCAACAGCTTCATCTTCTTGCAAACAGCTTGGTTAGCACATAAGCTAGCTTGCAAGACTCAGCCTTTACCTAGAGCGTGGACTGACTAaggcttttgtattttttagggTCAGATTAGTCATCCAAAATTTGAAGGGAATAGTTGGACTACTCAAAGGTGTTATTCGGTGAGGAGCGGGAGCTGTATCAGGTTAACTTCCAACCACTTCATCAGTAACGAAACTCTCCATTATTGAGGTATACATTTCTACCACCCTATGGAATGGTTTTGTTTTGCATTGCATATGATTGTTGATACTGGGTTTCACAAGGTTATTGTATATTCATTTCTGTTGCGTTTATcatatgttttcaaaaatgttttgaaaatggtAAAACCCTTACATTGATACTCCAATAGTTGGCGTTTCCTTAATGTATTATGGGTAATTGGTATTTAAGGTTTAGAGTTTAAAATAATGGTACCTATActcaaaaaacaaaagcaaattcAAATGCTAGTAATGGATCGGTATACATgcttggaaagaaaaagaaatggataaGCCTTGGAGTTAGAAATGTCAACTACTATCGGGGGCCTGGCTGTGAAACTGAAACTTCATTAATGGAGGATAGTTGAGATTGGTCATGCAAATGGCTAGCCTCCATGAGAAATGCAGGCCTTGTAGGTGTCGGCAGGTTGGTGCTGAAGCTATTGAGCATGAGAACAATCGAAGCCATTGTTGGTCTCCTGGCCGCATTCTCTTGCACACAGAGCAGCCCAATGTGGATGCACCTAAGCATGTCTGCCTCTGAGCCCCCTCTTATTGCTCCATCAATCAGCATTGAGGCTTTCCCCTCTCTCCATTTTTTCCATGCCTGCAACATTTGTTTAGAGGTCATTTAATAAACAACGGGATTTTGTTATTGTTTACGTAAGTCGAGTCAAATTGAGTCCCTAGACCCAATAGTCTAACTTAGATCAAATCCGATGTTGACTAGGTCAAAGAAATTAGAGATCCAGATTGAACAAGTTGAGAAGAATAACACAAACCAAACTGAACTAATCACTTGGATTCAAGTTAGTTTTTGGGTTTACTTAGATCCTGAGCACCTTTACTGGGTTGTGCCatacaaatagaaaatttatatgCAAAAATTCATATTGAGTGAAAATAAGGTCATTTATCCAAAATTTAGCAAACTAACATAGCTTATGAGATGCTCGGCAGACTCCGGGTTGCTGCAATCCTTGTTCTTCAAGCCAGTGATGATCTCAAGGATTATGACACCGAAACTAAAAACATCAGTCTTAATGGAGAATTGACCGTATTTTGCGTACTCCGGAGGCATGTAGCCCCTGCATGACAATCATCAAGTCAACTGAGTGAGTTATGGTGCTTAATTATAGagtatttgcatttaattgctAATTGGAGTCATTGATTCTGCTTACAAGGTCCCAGCAATTCTTTTAGTATTGCCTTTGCTCATCTCAGCAGCAAACAACCTTGCCATGCCAAAATCTGAGATTTTGGCGTTCATCTCACTGTCTAGCAAAACATTACCAGCTTTGAGATCATGGTGGATAATCTTGAGCTGAGAGTCTTGGTGAAAATAGAGAATTCCTCGTGCAATGCCAACTATGATCTTGTGACGTGTTTCCCAACTTAGTAACAGCCGCTTGATTGGATCTACAAACATATTCACTCGAGTCACAACTAAATTAATCGTCGACTATGATATTAATGTGCGATTGATTGTAAATTGACCTGACAATTGATGTTGACATAAACAAAAAGGGGATTAATAGGTGATATAGTTATACCAAAAATGAAGCGATCAAGACTAGCATTGGGCAGCAACTCGTAGATGAGAAGCCTCTCTTTGTTGTGCAGGCAGAAGCCGAGGAGCCTTACTAAATTCTTGTGTTGGAGATTGGCCATTAGAACAATCTCATTCTTGAATTGTGCTTCGCCTTGTTCAGAATGACTGGCCAATCGTTTAACGGCTACTTCTTGTCCATTTGCTAGCCTTGCCTGTTCAACATGAATCGATCAGTTTCCTCCATTTGGGCCTTAATTGTGGCTAAAATGGCTACGAGAATGGTGTTAACACGATCGAGATTGATGTTCTGTTACCTTGTATACAGGACCAAATCCACCCTCTCCAAGCTTGTTGGCGTTGGAGAAGTCATTCGTTGCCACCCTTATTGAGTCGAAGTCGTATTGCAACGAATCCACATTTTCAGAATCATCCCCACCTTCCAAGAAATTAGATTGTTAACTAAACAAACTGAAAGAGGACATTTGAGCCTGTGATAGTACTACTAACTTTGTAGTCGAACATCTTGtagaaatatataaacattaaattgCCTTTCTTAGAGATGAATACATAGAGTAAAGTTCTATTTTCCTGAAATAGAAATTAAGTTCAAAATTCTTCTATTATAGATTGAATATGTACCAGCATGATTCACACTGCCCTGTCTCGACTGGCTAAACAATTTTGTAGCAGCTCTTAACCAAGCCATGGTTTCCGGTGAACCAGATCGTCGGCCCCTTCCTGCAACTACCACAATGACAAGTAAGATGAATACGCAAAATGTAACACTAAAATAGACACACTTGTTGAACAAGACTCTCCGCTTCATAAGAATTGGGATGAAAGTTCTCAAgaataaacaagaaaaattatcaGGACAACAAGAATACCGTTAACGATAAAAAGAATAACTCACTGTTGACTGCAGATTCTTTTTTCCACATATAGAAAAAGCCACAAGCGAGGGTGATAAGTATCAAACAGATACTCGTCAGAACAACAACAACGATGATAGCAATCCGCAATGTGTTTGTACTGTTTTTCTCGCCCTGCCAGAATAATCTTTGTTATAAGATTGATTAAGCTGtgaaattttcttctctttttttccttcattatcTCGCTAGTTTGTGTAATAAACTACTAAGGAATCTTATCCCCATTTATCATGATAAAACAGTGTTTAATCACTTGCATGAtcaattacatttttttgttttatttttaaataacggTGTCAGTCGGGCATCGAGGTAATACTAGCTAGTTGGTGATAGTCTTATTAATCCGTTTACTTTTTAAATCCAACTAGCTAGCAATTAATAGTGAGAATCACACATTAACCTAAGGAGATGCGTTTTAGCTTTGGGCTCACCCTTAATTACAAATCTTCGTACTTAGCACTAAACCGGGGTGTTAATCAGTTGCATGTTTGATAATGGGCTTACCTTCCCTGGCGGCGGTGGCGTTTGATGAGGAGGCGGGACCGGAGCAGAAGCAACCGCAGGGGGCGGCGCCAGGGAAATATCATAAGCTGTAGATTCATAGAACGGCCTCAAATCATACTCAAAAATACAACTGGGACTAAGAATATTATTTGCTGTCGCCCTCCTACTGCATTTTCGGTAGTACTGTACAGCTCCTCTTAAACATTTATCGCAGTCGGCCGACGACAAATCCGGCGTACACTGCATAAGACCATAGATATTATCATCATACACCGTGAAGTTCGTCTTCCCCGTCGCAAACTTGAGCTTGGAAAAACCCTTCGAAGCCTTGATCACAAGGCGGTCAACCAAATCATCGATGGCCCGCTGAAACTCGTCCACGACGTCGTTGGAGATGTTGTTTGTATTATACACGCAAATCTTCGGGTAGTCAGACATTCCCCTGAAAAACGACTTGTCGGAATACCTCACAGTGCAGCGATCAGGGTCTCCCCAATCCACATCTTCCGTCTTGCTCGCGCAATTCTCGATGATGTTTCGGCTCGAGGTGTCGATGCAGTTGAAGCATCGGTCAGTTGGAAAGTCTCCGCGGCAGAGTCCGAGAGCGTAGACGGTGGCGTTGTCCTTCCCGAGGGTGTTGAAGTAAAAGCCACCGTTGGCCGAGACGTTGGAGGCGAGAGAAGAGAGTATTTGGCGGCAGTTTTGGGAGAAGGTGTTGTTGGCTGTGAAGTTGTCTGCGCCGAAAGACATCTGAGCAGTGTTGAAGGGAATAACGATCAAAAGGATGGAAGAGATGAGGAAGATGAACAAAGTTGAAATCGCCATAATTGCAGAGGTTGAATCCTGGAACATGATGAACCGAATTATTAAGGGAGATGAGGTTGCTGACCTAGGACTTGACAATCATGGACAGGGTCAGATTCTTGCACAAGTTGACGGTTTACGTGTCATTCGAGTTGGGGGAGAGACATTGTAAGATGAAATTGTAAACATTTTTCAcgaattatcaaataatttttaaaaaattgtatgcACTTCTAAGACCCATTAGAAGTGTTTAtagtttcaaaaaataaatggataacTTTGTGACACAATCATTCAATCTATAAACTCCACGTGTAACTAAATTATCACAGAATATAACGTCCTTGCCTCCTACTTCGAAGACTTGTCCACCAGCATATAAAGAAAGGCTTGACCGAGACGCGAGTAAGGACCTCTGGACTAGAACATCCGCGTGCAGGTAAACGCGTGTGCACAAGGATCCCTCGACCAGAACATCCGCGTGCAGGTGAACGCGTGTGCACggaaaaatcaataattgaaaattgattTATCGTTAAACATTTTAATGGTGAAATTTTTTCTGTCGTCATCCGTAATTATTACCTTTacaaataaaagtatttaacgacataaatgataattaacattcattaattatattaataattgtataatttctattattaaaaataattatcaacgATCGAATCATAACTTAATAAcggtaatatttttcatcattaatagTGTTGtgatttgtgattcaaaattacatGATAATGCTGAAGTTTATATATCATTTCATGtgcatttggttttcatttgcaTGTTATTACTGTGTTATTTGGCCGTGTCTTATATCAGCTATTGATTTCATTTTAATGATGATCGTGCTGCTTATATTTATTAGTCTCGATATATAAGGGTTGCTGTCAAACCCTAATCATCACTTTTTGCCATTAAGAAATCCTAAAtcaaatgagagagatatgACACAACTCGTGAATCCTCCAATCAATAAGAACACTCAATGTATTGCTCTATTTTTGGTTCAAATCACTTAGTCATGGGAGGTAATGTTAAGATATAGTGGTGGGTATTGTATTTACATGATTTTAATGCAGCTTGTACTCGATTTTGTATTCTATCTTCTTGATGTAATACagtaaatgttatattttttgttgatttggtGTAATCATGTTATACTCTATTTgatatagtggattgactaggggcAAAAAACCCTACCGTGATTAGGATCCATTTACGGATTTGAACACGTATATCGTGTGTTCTGGCTTGTGTTGTGTTCTTAGTGCGATTGGCTTATTTTCGATTCGATTTCTTGGCTTGgttcttggtttcattttttGGATGATTGTATTGATTGTGGAACTAACAAATAGTATGAACAATTAacgattttatgatttatgtcactaaaaatagctattttactatcaaaataCAAACTAATAACGATAATATTTTCTATCGTTAATAATGTAGACAATTAACGACTataatttttgtctttaaaaaaaaaattattaagttatcaaaattcaaatcaatgaCGACAATATTTCTCGTCATTAATAGTGTGAAAACGACAACTAGTCATCAATAAgaagaatattttgttttaatataaatcaccaaacctatatatcattatccatatcaaattggaataaaattcatataaaattaaacttgtCATTCAAATTACACCAAAGTAATATATGTTCAACCATAGAAACATCATTATCCGTTagcatttacacaccaaaaATGGCATCTAAGTGTTAATTACTAATAAGTTACACCAAAAACGATGTTCAACTAAAAGCAATACTTTAATAATTGTATATGTAGGACCCCGACCCAGGTCCCCCAAACTAGCCATAGAACCCGAGCAGGTGCCTCGAATAATGAATACAAAACTTGTCATGCATGCACCTCACATTCAAATATACCTGATCAtgaatctgaaaaaaaaaaaatgaaacaaaatccaaaacacGGCATGCATAACAAAACACCACAGGCCCAACAAGGTTACATTTACAATCCCTGGCCAAAGACAAATCCAAACCAAAAAACAAACCACAACCCGCCATAGAAGACGTCATAATCCCCAAAGTCTCAAAGTACAAAAAGGCATAAGATAAAGCTAACTCGACCTGCCCTGTACACCATCTACGAAGTTCAACTTCATTGGGACCATTCCCAATCTTACCCTTGCCCTTACCTAGAATAAAGAGAAACAAatgagtgagtcacaagactcaacaagctcataCAAAAGGACCGGACAACAAGAATAAGCACTATAGAGTACCCTGCACCTAACATACAGTATCCATGCAAAGCATGTCCATGTCAACAAACAAATGTCAGGTATCTCGTGCATAAAAGAAATGCGTACATACAGGGTCTTGGGGCccacaaaagaaaacaatggCGCCCAAACCCATGATATATACCTGAGTGAGCCAGTGCAGACTAAACTTGCAACCTGTAAAGAAAACCTCAAGTGGGAGCGACCTCACCGAGTCACAACACGCTAACCCAAAAGAACTCGCATGTGTGGAAATATAACCAGTG is from Diospyros lotus cultivar Yz01 chromosome 2, ASM1463336v1, whole genome shotgun sequence and encodes:
- the LOC127794011 gene encoding cysteine-rich receptor-like protein kinase 25 isoform X2, which encodes MFQDSTSAIMAISTLFIFLISSILLIVIPFNTAQMSFGADNFTANNTFSQNCRQILSSLASNVSANGGFYFNTLGKDNATVYALGLCRGDFPTDRCFNCIDTSSRNIIENCASKTEDVDWGDPDRCTVRYSDKSFFRGMSDYPKICVYNTNNISNDVVDEFQRAIDDLVDRLVIKASKGFSKLKFATGKTNFTVYDDNIYGLMQCTPDLSSADCDKCLRGAVQYYRKCSRRATANNILSPSCIFEYDLRPFYESTAYDISLAPPPAVASAPVPPPHQTPPPPGKGEKNSTNTLRIAIIVVVVLTSICLILITLACGFFYMWKKESAVNRRGRRSGSPETMAWLRAATKLFSQSRQGSVNHAGGDDSENVDSLQYDFDSIRVATNDFSNANKLGEGGFGPVYKARLANGQEVAVKRLASHSEQGEAQFKNEIVLMANLQHKNLVRLLGFCLHNKERLLIYELLPNASLDRFIFDPIKRLLLSWETRHKIIVGIARGILYFHQDSQLKIIHHDLKAGNVLLDSEMNAKISDFGMARLFAAEMSKGNTKRIAGTLGYMPPEYAKYGQFSIKTDVFSFGVIILEIITGLKNKDCSNPESAEHLISYAWKKWREGKASMLIDGAIRGGSEADMLRCIHIGLLCVQENAARRPTMASIVLMLNSFSTNLPTPTRPAFLMEASHLHDQSQLSSINEVSVSQPGPR
- the LOC127794011 gene encoding cysteine-rich receptor-like protein kinase 25 isoform X1, which encodes MFQDSTSAIMAISTLFIFLISSILLIVIPFNTAQMSFGADNFTANNTFSQNCRQILSSLASNVSANGGFYFNTLGKDNATVYALGLCRGDFPTDRCFNCIDTSSRNIIENCASKTEDVDWGDPDRCTVRYSDKSFFRGMSDYPKICVYNTNNISNDVVDEFQRAIDDLVDRLVIKASKGFSKLKFATGKTNFTVYDDNIYGLMQCTPDLSSADCDKCLRGAVQYYRKCSRRATANNILSPSCIFEYDLRPFYESTAYDISLAPPPAVASAPVPPPHQTPPPPGKGEKNSTNTLRIAIIVVVVLTSICLILITLACGFFYMWKKESAVNIAGRGRRSGSPETMAWLRAATKLFSQSRQGSVNHAGGDDSENVDSLQYDFDSIRVATNDFSNANKLGEGGFGPVYKARLANGQEVAVKRLASHSEQGEAQFKNEIVLMANLQHKNLVRLLGFCLHNKERLLIYELLPNASLDRFIFDPIKRLLLSWETRHKIIVGIARGILYFHQDSQLKIIHHDLKAGNVLLDSEMNAKISDFGMARLFAAEMSKGNTKRIAGTLGYMPPEYAKYGQFSIKTDVFSFGVIILEIITGLKNKDCSNPESAEHLISYAWKKWREGKASMLIDGAIRGGSEADMLRCIHIGLLCVQENAARRPTMASIVLMLNSFSTNLPTPTRPAFLMEASHLHDQSQLSSINEVSVSQPGPR